In the Gymnodinialimonas sp. 202GB13-11 genome, one interval contains:
- the dksA gene encoding RNA polymerase-binding protein DksA: protein MNDTSLSEGSTMKAEIFLPDDYRPAEDEPFMNDKQLEYFRRKLLTWKNDLLDESRSTVSTLQDGTRNIPDVADRASEETDRALELRTRDRQRKLIAKIDQALRRVEEGEYGYCEVTGEPISLKRLDARPIATMSLEAQERHERREKVHRDD, encoded by the coding sequence ATGAATGACACCAGCCTCTCTGAGGGGAGCACGATGAAAGCAGAGATTTTCCTGCCGGATGACTATCGCCCGGCCGAAGATGAACCATTTATGAATGACAAGCAGCTGGAGTATTTTCGTCGTAAGCTGCTGACTTGGAAAAACGATTTGCTGGATGAGAGCCGCTCGACGGTGTCGACCCTGCAAGACGGAACGCGCAACATTCCTGACGTCGCAGACCGCGCCTCGGAAGAAACGGACCGCGCGCTTGAGTTGCGTACCCGCGACCGCCAACGCAAGCTGATCGCCAAGATTGACCAGGCGCTGCGCCGCGTGGAGGAAGGCGAATACGGCTATTGCGAAGTGACCGGCGAGCCGATCAGCCTCAAGCGGCTTGATGCGCGCCCGATCGCCACGATGAGCCTTGAAGCGCAAGAGCGCCACGAGCGCCGCGAAAAGGTTCACCGCGACGACTGA
- a CDS encoding FAD-dependent monooxygenase, translating into MLIGKPITVIGGGVGGLAVALACAQGGAAVTVLEQAAEIAEVGAGIQVSPNGWVVLKALGVAEALSAQSIRSTAVRLRDFRRGTEVFAMPLTGPFHLVHRADLIDVLHHACLDAGVEIRLNAQVAEVEVDGAVNRLTFADGGTEDHGLTLAADGLNSAARRAFNPRSKPFFTGQVAWRATLPGRDLPPEAHVFMGPGRHLVRYPLRGGVLTNIVAVEERDQWAVEDWAHLDDPKNLRAAFTDFCPEIRDLLADVQAPNLWGLFRHPVAKIWHSDNLALLGDAAHPTLPFLAQGANLALEDAFVLARCLSDEAETSKALAAYAGLRKPRALQVIEAANDNATNYHLRPGPLRFAAHSALRLASRYAPHVVANRYRWIHAYDATR; encoded by the coding sequence GTGTTGATCGGCAAACCCATTACGGTGATTGGCGGCGGGGTCGGTGGCTTGGCCGTGGCCTTGGCCTGCGCACAGGGAGGCGCGGCTGTTACCGTGCTGGAGCAGGCCGCTGAAATTGCTGAGGTGGGGGCAGGCATTCAGGTCTCGCCAAACGGATGGGTGGTTCTAAAGGCGCTCGGCGTGGCGGAGGCCCTTTCCGCGCAATCCATCCGCTCAACCGCCGTGCGCCTGCGGGATTTCCGGCGGGGCACCGAAGTGTTTGCGATGCCGTTGACCGGCCCGTTCCACCTTGTGCACCGGGCTGACCTGATCGACGTGCTGCACCATGCCTGTCTGGATGCGGGGGTGGAGATCCGGCTGAATGCCCAGGTGGCCGAAGTAGAGGTCGATGGCGCGGTCAACAGGCTCACTTTCGCAGACGGCGGCACTGAGGATCATGGCCTGACGCTGGCCGCTGATGGCCTGAATTCCGCCGCACGCCGCGCCTTTAACCCACGCTCCAAACCGTTCTTCACGGGCCAGGTCGCGTGGCGTGCCACCCTTCCGGGCCGCGATCTGCCGCCTGAGGCGCATGTGTTCATGGGCCCGGGCCGCCATCTTGTCCGTTACCCGCTGCGCGGCGGCGTGTTGACCAATATCGTGGCCGTGGAAGAGCGTGACCAATGGGCGGTTGAGGATTGGGCGCACCTAGATGACCCAAAGAACTTGCGCGCGGCGTTCACCGATTTCTGCCCGGAGATCAGAGACTTGCTGGCCGATGTTCAAGCCCCAAACCTCTGGGGCCTGTTCCGGCACCCGGTAGCGAAGATCTGGCATTCGGACAACCTCGCGCTTCTGGGCGATGCCGCTCATCCCACCCTTCCGTTCCTAGCCCAAGGGGCCAATCTTGCACTGGAGGATGCATTTGTGCTGGCGCGCTGTCTTTCGGACGAGGCAGAGACCAGTAAAGCGCTGGCCGCTTATGCAGGCTTGCGCAAACCGCGCGCCTTGCAGGTGATCGAGGCGGCCAATGACAATGCCACGAATTACCACTTGCGGCCCGGTCCCCTGCGCTTTGCAGCGCATTCGGCGCTGCGCCTTGCCTCACGCTACGCGCCGCATGTCGTTGCGAACCGTTACCGATGGATCCACGCCTACGATGCGACGCGGTAG
- a CDS encoding peptidase — translation MTYCVGMKLNRGLVFMSDTRTNAGVDNISVFKKMFQWEVPGERSITLMTAGNLATTQAVVSLLNERALPAEERGTLSIVEAPSMFQVAKLVGETLREVISQQSGLEGPQADSPFGATLILGGQVKGGEPRLFLIYPEGNFVEACDDTPFFQIGETKYGKPILVRAYDPEMRFEEAVKLLLLSFDSTIKANLSVGMPFDLHLYATESFRHGPVRRIEADDAFFAEISSGWGEKLREAFDTLPDYSLD, via the coding sequence GTGACCTATTGCGTCGGGATGAAGTTGAACCGCGGGCTGGTGTTCATGTCGGACACCCGCACCAATGCAGGCGTCGATAATATCAGCGTTTTCAAGAAGATGTTCCAGTGGGAGGTTCCGGGCGAACGCTCCATCACCCTGATGACGGCGGGAAATCTGGCAACAACGCAGGCCGTGGTCAGCCTGCTGAATGAGCGCGCCCTACCGGCTGAAGAACGCGGCACGCTCTCGATCGTTGAAGCGCCTTCCATGTTTCAGGTCGCCAAGCTGGTGGGTGAGACGCTGCGCGAAGTGATTTCCCAGCAATCCGGGCTGGAAGGCCCGCAAGCCGACAGCCCATTCGGCGCGACCCTGATCCTTGGCGGACAGGTCAAGGGCGGTGAGCCGCGCCTGTTCCTGATCTATCCTGAGGGTAATTTCGTCGAGGCCTGCGATGACACGCCGTTCTTCCAGATTGGTGAGACAAAATATGGCAAGCCCATCCTCGTGCGCGCCTACGACCCTGAGATGCGCTTTGAAGAGGCCGTCAAACTCCTCCTGCTGAGCTTCGATTCCACCATCAAGGCGAATTTGAGCGTCGGGATGCCCTTTGATCTGCACCTCTATGCGACTGAGAGCTTCCGTCACGGACCTGTCCGCCGCATCGAAGCGGATGATGCATTTTTTGCCGAAATTTCATCGGGTTGGGGCGAAAAGTTGAGAGAGGCGTTCGATACCCTCCCGGACTATTCCCTCGACTAG
- a CDS encoding transglutaminase family protein — MKLSIQHTTTYRFAAPATYGLQQLRLTPKNHNGQSVGSWQMAVQGGKVETSFTDQHRNEVTLVSLSPGATDVTITCQGNVETADNAGLIGKHAGFAPLWFYQRSTDLTSAGQGVRALIKGLREDVDEDVARLHALSARILSAVPYEIGRTQAGTTAEQALTTSAGVCQDHTHIFLAAARALGHPARYVSGYLMMNDRVHQDASHAWAEAHVTGLGWVGFDISNGISPDPRYVRVATGLDYAEAAPISGLHYGAEGEAMAVDIQVAQQ; from the coding sequence ATGAAACTTTCCATCCAGCACACCACCACCTACCGCTTCGCCGCCCCCGCCACCTACGGGCTGCAACAACTGCGCCTGACGCCCAAGAACCATAACGGCCAATCCGTAGGATCGTGGCAGATGGCCGTGCAAGGCGGCAAGGTTGAGACCAGCTTCACAGATCAGCACCGCAACGAAGTGACCCTTGTCTCGCTGTCGCCCGGCGCAACGGATGTGACGATCACCTGCCAAGGCAATGTCGAGACCGCCGACAATGCCGGTTTGATCGGCAAACATGCGGGCTTCGCGCCGTTGTGGTTTTACCAACGGTCCACCGACCTGACCAGTGCGGGGCAAGGTGTCCGCGCCTTGATCAAAGGCCTCCGTGAAGATGTGGACGAAGACGTGGCCCGTCTGCACGCCCTTTCGGCTCGCATCCTCAGCGCCGTGCCGTATGAGATTGGCCGCACCCAGGCCGGCACAACCGCTGAGCAAGCGCTGACAACAAGCGCAGGCGTTTGTCAGGATCACACCCATATCTTCCTGGCCGCCGCCCGCGCCCTTGGACACCCGGCACGCTACGTGTCGGGCTACCTGATGATGAATGACCGCGTGCATCAGGACGCCAGCCATGCTTGGGCAGAGGCCCATGTGACCGGCCTAGGCTGGGTCGGCTTCGACATCTCCAACGGCATCTCACCCGACCCGCGCTACGTCCGCGTGGCCACTGGGCTGGACTATGCGGAGGCCGCACCGATCTCGGGCCTTCATTACGGCGCGGAAGGGGAAGCCATGGCCGTCGACATTCAGGTGGCACAGCAGTAA
- a CDS encoding alpha-E domain-containing protein: MLGKTAGGLFWLFRYLERSENTARLIETGFRIALTRPAGSDDEWHSVLQTAAVDQLYAAKHGDVEQAKAIDFLLRDKDNPSSVLSAIANARQNARLTRTALTREVWEAINDAYMGLKETLARPVAPKHLPEVLNSIRQHSALVRGAMHGTMLRNDIFDFCRLGTFLERADNTARILDVKYYVLLPSVTQIGSNLDNVQWETILRSVAGARAYRWLTQGDITPKGIADFLIFDGRMPRSLRFSVRKIGSNLSYLEESYGQRYACHDQIDVLQARLQHGTIDDVFEDGLHEFLTEFLSDLGRIGGQIEQDFRFLG, encoded by the coding sequence ATGCTAGGCAAAACCGCAGGCGGCCTCTTCTGGCTCTTCCGCTATCTCGAACGCTCGGAAAACACCGCGCGCCTGATCGAAACTGGCTTTCGCATCGCTCTGACCCGGCCCGCTGGATCGGATGATGAATGGCACTCCGTCCTGCAAACCGCGGCCGTGGATCAGCTTTACGCGGCCAAACACGGCGATGTGGAGCAGGCCAAGGCCATCGACTTCCTTCTGCGCGACAAGGACAATCCGTCCTCCGTCCTCTCGGCCATTGCCAATGCGCGCCAGAATGCGCGGCTGACCCGAACCGCGCTCACCCGTGAGGTGTGGGAGGCGATTAACGACGCCTATATGGGCCTGAAAGAAACCCTCGCCCGTCCCGTCGCACCCAAACATCTGCCCGAGGTCCTGAACAGCATCCGCCAGCACTCCGCCCTCGTGCGCGGCGCCATGCACGGCACCATGCTGCGCAATGATATCTTCGATTTCTGCCGCCTTGGCACCTTCCTTGAACGCGCCGACAACACGGCCCGCATCCTTGATGTGAAATACTACGTCCTGCTGCCGTCGGTTACGCAGATCGGCTCAAACCTCGACAACGTGCAGTGGGAAACGATCCTGCGGTCCGTGGCTGGGGCCCGTGCGTACCGCTGGCTGACGCAAGGCGACATCACCCCCAAAGGCATTGCGGATTTCCTCATCTTCGACGGACGCATGCCGCGCAGCTTACGCTTTTCCGTCCGCAAGATCGGCTCAAACCTCAGTTATCTTGAGGAAAGCTATGGCCAGCGCTACGCCTGCCACGATCAGATCGACGTGCTCCAGGCGCGCCTGCAACACGGCACCATCGACGATGTGTTCGAAGACGGGCTCCATGAATTCCTGACTGAGTTCCTGAGCGATCTAGGCCGGATCGGTGGCCAGATCGAACAAGATTTCAGGTTCCTCGGATGA
- a CDS encoding circularly permuted type 2 ATP-grasp protein, whose product MTDNSRFFDEMTAGQPDPRAPYGAYSTWFNGEDLKDLRKKSSDAESFFRRTGITFNVYGQAEADERLIPFDIVPRIISAREWAKLTKGIEQRVRAINAFLYDIYHRQEILRAGRVPRELIDQNEAFLPQMIGVSPPGGVYTHIAGTDLVRTGEDEFFVLEDNARTPSGVSYMLENRETMLQMFPELFSRIKVQPVGTYPTSLRRSLAACSPVACEGECTVAVLTPGIHNSAYFEHAFLADQMGVELVEGHDLRVVDGRIAMRTTEGYKAIDVLYRRVDDDFLDPLNFNPDSMLGVPGIMDVYRAGGITIANAPGTGISDDKAIYSYMPDIVEFYTGEKAILQNVPTHRCSEPEALKYVLDNLADLVVKEVHGSGGYGMLVGPAASKKEIEAFRKKLEAKPSNYIAQPTLALSTCPILTAKGLAPRHVDLRPFVLMSPDKITLTPGGLTRVALKEGSLVVNSSQGGGTKDTWVLEE is encoded by the coding sequence ATGACCGACAACAGCCGATTTTTCGACGAAATGACCGCCGGGCAACCGGACCCACGCGCGCCCTACGGCGCATACTCGACCTGGTTCAACGGCGAAGATCTCAAGGATCTGCGCAAGAAATCCAGCGACGCGGAAAGCTTCTTTCGCCGGACAGGCATCACCTTCAACGTCTATGGCCAGGCCGAGGCCGATGAACGCCTGATCCCGTTCGATATCGTGCCTCGCATTATCTCGGCCCGTGAATGGGCGAAGCTGACCAAAGGCATCGAACAGCGCGTCCGCGCGATCAATGCGTTCCTCTATGACATCTATCACCGCCAAGAGATCTTGCGCGCTGGCCGTGTCCCGCGCGAGTTGATCGACCAGAATGAGGCATTCCTGCCCCAGATGATCGGCGTCTCGCCCCCCGGTGGCGTCTACACCCATATCGCCGGCACCGATCTGGTGCGCACAGGCGAGGACGAGTTTTTTGTGCTGGAGGATAACGCCCGCACCCCTTCCGGCGTCAGCTACATGCTGGAGAACCGCGAAACGATGCTCCAGATGTTCCCGGAGCTGTTCAGCCGCATCAAGGTACAACCCGTCGGCACCTACCCGACCAGCCTGCGCCGCTCGCTCGCTGCCTGCTCACCTGTTGCCTGCGAGGGTGAATGCACGGTGGCGGTGCTGACACCCGGCATCCACAACTCCGCCTATTTCGAACACGCCTTCCTTGCCGATCAGATGGGTGTGGAATTGGTCGAAGGCCATGATCTGCGCGTTGTTGACGGGCGCATCGCGATGCGCACGACCGAAGGCTACAAGGCGATCGACGTGCTATACCGACGCGTCGATGATGATTTCCTCGATCCGCTGAACTTCAACCCGGACTCCATGCTTGGCGTGCCGGGCATCATGGATGTCTACCGCGCGGGCGGGATCACGATTGCAAATGCGCCCGGCACCGGCATCTCCGACGACAAGGCGATCTATAGCTACATGCCTGATATCGTGGAGTTCTACACCGGCGAAAAAGCGATCCTGCAAAACGTGCCAACCCATCGCTGTTCCGAGCCAGAGGCGCTGAAATACGTCCTCGACAACCTCGCCGATCTGGTCGTGAAAGAGGTTCATGGGTCTGGCGGATACGGGATGCTTGTGGGCCCGGCAGCCTCCAAGAAGGAGATCGAGGCGTTCCGCAAAAAGCTAGAGGCCAAGCCCTCGAACTACATCGCTCAGCCCACCTTGGCGCTGTCGACGTGCCCTATCCTCACGGCCAAGGGCCTCGCCCCGCGCCACGTCGATCTGCGGCCATTCGTGTTGATGTCCCCCGACAAGATCACGCTAACGCCCGGTGGGCTCACCCGCGTGGCACTGAAGGAAGGCAGCCTTGTGGTGAACTCCTCCCAGGGCGGCGGCACCAAGGACACTTGGGTGTTGGAGGAGTGA
- the dtd gene encoding D-aminoacyl-tRNA deacylase, with the protein MRALIQRVTEAKVEVAGELIGQTGPGLLVLICAMQGDTEAEGDKLAAKISKLRIFKDDHGKMNRSLVDVGGSALVVSQFTLAGDTSRGNRPGFSNAAPPADGERLYLHFAEALRGLGIPVETGQFGADMAVSLVNDGPVTLWMDTAA; encoded by the coding sequence ATGAGGGCGCTGATCCAACGCGTCACCGAGGCGAAGGTTGAGGTTGCGGGGGAATTAATCGGCCAAACCGGCCCCGGCCTGTTGGTTCTGATCTGCGCGATGCAGGGCGATACGGAGGCCGAGGGCGACAAACTCGCCGCCAAGATCTCCAAGCTGCGCATCTTCAAGGACGATCACGGCAAGATGAACCGCTCATTGGTGGATGTGGGCGGCTCTGCGCTGGTTGTCAGCCAATTCACTCTGGCCGGCGATACCTCCCGCGGCAATCGCCCGGGCTTCTCGAACGCCGCACCGCCAGCAGACGGTGAGCGTTTGTATCTGCATTTCGCAGAAGCCCTTCGCGGGCTCGGCATCCCGGTGGAGACCGGTCAGTTCGGCGCGGACATGGCGGTCAGCCTCGTCAATGATGGCCCCGTCACTCTTTGGATGGACACCGCAGCGTAA
- a CDS encoding carbohydrate kinase, whose product MILCAGEALIDMLPRQTEAGEAAFAPYPGGSVFNTAVALARLGQTVEFFTGLSTDLFGERLAGVMMANGVGSALAHRSDRPTTLAFVTLTDGQASYAFYDENTAGRMLTASDLPAIPEAAKACFFGGISLAVEPCAEAYAEMAERASQGHVVMMDPNIRPSFIKDEARFRARMDRMLAACDVIKASDEDLHWLLGDHGIPMLAEQMLAKGPALVLVTQGGDGVTAYFEGGEVHVDAHMVEVVDTVGAGDTFNGGVLAGLAQAGALDKGMIRKGLTEETLREAMTLGVKAAAITVSRAGANPPRLDELA is encoded by the coding sequence ATGATCCTATGCGCCGGTGAAGCCCTGATCGACATGCTGCCCCGCCAGACGGAGGCAGGCGAAGCCGCCTTTGCGCCCTATCCCGGCGGATCGGTCTTCAACACCGCCGTGGCCTTGGCCCGCCTTGGCCAAACGGTAGAATTCTTCACTGGCCTCTCCACTGACCTCTTCGGCGAACGGCTGGCAGGCGTCATGATGGCCAATGGCGTTGGCTCGGCGCTCGCCCACCGCTCAGACCGGCCCACGACCTTGGCCTTTGTGACGCTGACTGACGGCCAGGCCAGCTATGCCTTCTATGATGAGAACACCGCCGGGCGGATGCTGACCGCATCGGACCTGCCCGCGATCCCGGAAGCCGCGAAGGCTTGCTTCTTTGGCGGCATCTCGCTTGCCGTGGAACCCTGTGCAGAAGCCTATGCTGAGATGGCCGAACGCGCGAGCCAGGGCCATGTCGTGATGATGGACCCCAACATTCGTCCCAGCTTCATCAAGGATGAGGCCCGCTTCCGTGCCCGGATGGACCGGATGCTGGCGGCTTGTGACGTCATCAAGGCCTCGGATGAGGATCTGCACTGGCTGTTGGGCGATCACGGCATTCCAATGCTGGCCGAACAGATGCTGGCCAAGGGTCCGGCCCTTGTGCTGGTGACCCAAGGCGGCGACGGGGTGACGGCGTATTTTGAAGGCGGCGAGGTTCATGTCGACGCGCACATGGTCGAGGTTGTCGACACAGTCGGTGCCGGTGACACATTCAACGGCGGCGTTCTGGCGGGCCTCGCACAGGCAGGCGCGCTCGATAAAGGCATGATCCGCAAGGGTTTGACCGAAGAGACGCTGCGCGAGGCGATGACCCTTGGCGTCAAAGCCGCCGCCATCACCGTAAGCCGCGCGGGTGCAAACCCGCCGCGTCTGGACGAGCTTGCATGA
- a CDS encoding TFIIB-type zinc finger domain-containing protein produces MTDTFDQEPETARPEDEHRFPCSNCGSDMRYAPTEGKMVCDHCGNEEAIEVPPDQGGEGLVENDFEAALRGQMDNVEIEETRVSQCPSCGAQVQFDADVHSQDCPFCATPVVTDTGTHRHIKPKGLVPFQLEEREAHKAMEDWLGRLWFAPNGLKEYARQGRELNGIYVPYWTYDADTDTNYRGQRGTAYYVTVNGPDGKPRQERRIRWTRVSGRVSRFFDDILVLASKSLPKRYTDALAPWDLSGLAEYRPEFLSGFRAEGYTVELDEGMVEARQIMDAQIQRDIRRDIGGDAQRIDAMNTHVDKTTFKHILLPVWIAAYKYRGKSYRFVVNAQSGKVQGERPWSAIKIAIAVVAAIAIGAAVFYGLEVMDR; encoded by the coding sequence ATGACCGATACCTTTGACCAAGAGCCTGAGACCGCCCGCCCCGAAGACGAACACCGCTTTCCCTGCTCCAACTGTGGCTCGGACATGCGCTATGCGCCGACCGAGGGCAAAATGGTTTGTGACCATTGCGGCAACGAGGAAGCGATCGAAGTGCCTCCCGATCAAGGTGGCGAAGGTCTAGTTGAGAATGATTTTGAGGCCGCTCTGCGCGGCCAGATGGACAATGTGGAGATCGAGGAAACCCGCGTCTCCCAATGCCCGTCCTGCGGCGCGCAGGTTCAATTCGATGCCGATGTGCACAGCCAGGATTGCCCGTTTTGCGCCACGCCTGTTGTTACAGACACCGGCACCCACCGCCATATCAAGCCAAAGGGCCTCGTGCCGTTCCAGCTTGAGGAACGCGAGGCGCACAAAGCCATGGAAGATTGGCTTGGCCGCCTCTGGTTCGCACCCAACGGCCTGAAGGAATATGCCCGTCAGGGGCGTGAATTGAACGGCATCTACGTCCCTTACTGGACCTATGACGCGGACACAGACACCAATTACCGCGGCCAGCGCGGCACAGCATACTACGTCACCGTCAACGGCCCCGATGGCAAACCACGCCAGGAACGTCGCATCCGCTGGACTCGCGTCTCGGGCCGCGTGAGCCGGTTCTTCGACGACATCCTCGTTCTGGCCTCGAAATCCCTGCCCAAGCGCTACACCGATGCGCTGGCCCCTTGGGATCTGTCCGGCCTTGCCGAGTATCGCCCCGAATTTCTGTCCGGTTTCCGGGCCGAGGGCTACACGGTCGAACTCGACGAAGGCATGGTGGAGGCACGCCAGATCATGGATGCGCAGATTCAGCGCGACATTCGCCGCGACATTGGCGGAGACGCACAGCGGATCGATGCGATGAACACCCATGTCGATAAGACCACCTTCAAGCACATCCTGCTGCCGGTCTGGATCGCGGCCTACAAATATCGCGGCAAATCCTACCGCTTCGTGGTCAACGCCCAATCCGGCAAGGTGCAGGGGGAGCGGCCTTGGAGTGCGATCAAGATTGCCATCGCCGTTGTGGCTGCGATCGCCATCGGTGCAGCGGTGTTCTACGGGCTTGAGGTGATGGACCGCTGA
- a CDS encoding cytochrome B: MLKWLHWGIIPFFIWFLFADPDALRRMGPGWFQLHSINGLIFVTLALIWTGSHLQKGLASRPGPKLPPVARRVHPILHKVLIWGLFLVAPGGFGLGLTSAVVLHAGGFLPIAPPLNLPQAHAIVSWLHIYQFYALALIVLAHAAFHIWRHVSLRDNALRIMAPRALHRFL; encoded by the coding sequence GTGCTGAAGTGGCTGCATTGGGGGATCATCCCCTTTTTCATCTGGTTCCTGTTCGCAGACCCCGATGCCTTGCGGCGCATGGGGCCGGGTTGGTTCCAACTCCATTCCATAAACGGGCTGATCTTTGTGACACTGGCGCTGATCTGGACAGGCTCACATTTGCAAAAGGGCCTCGCCTCCCGCCCGGGTCCGAAATTGCCGCCCGTCGCGCGCCGGGTTCATCCAATTCTGCACAAGGTCTTGATCTGGGGCCTGTTTCTGGTGGCCCCTGGCGGGTTTGGCCTTGGCCTGACCTCTGCCGTTGTGCTTCATGCCGGAGGGTTCTTGCCCATCGCCCCGCCCCTGAACCTGCCGCAAGCCCACGCCATCGTCTCATGGCTCCACATTTACCAGTTCTATGCCCTTGCCCTGATCGTGCTGGCCCATGCCGCCTTTCACATCTGGCGACATGTCAGTTTGCGCGACAATGCTTTGCGCATCATGGCCCCGCGCGCTCTGCATCGGTTCCTCTAA
- a CDS encoding heme-binding protein translates to MITLDQARAIISTARAKGREMDLKPLSVVVLDAGGHVLAFEREDGAAPGRFEIAQGKAYGAVMLGMPGSAQMARAEAQAYFMAAVNGVYGGKVVPVPGGVLVMRDGVVQGAVGVTGDTSDNDAEAAVAGIEAAGFEASA, encoded by the coding sequence ATGATCACACTCGACCAAGCCCGCGCCATCATTTCCACAGCCCGCGCCAAAGGCCGCGAAATGGACCTCAAGCCGTTATCGGTTGTTGTGTTGGATGCAGGCGGCCATGTCCTCGCGTTCGAGCGCGAAGATGGCGCGGCCCCGGGGCGGTTCGAGATTGCGCAAGGCAAGGCCTATGGTGCCGTGATGCTGGGAATGCCCGGCAGCGCCCAGATGGCCCGAGCCGAGGCGCAGGCCTATTTCATGGCCGCTGTGAACGGGGTCTACGGCGGCAAAGTTGTACCTGTGCCGGGTGGCGTGCTGGTAATGCGGGATGGCGTTGTGCAGGGCGCTGTTGGTGTGACAGGCGACACGTCCGACAATGATGCCGAGGCCGCCGTCGCGGGCATTGAGGCTGCGGGATTTGAGGCGTCGGCCTGA
- a CDS encoding cytochrome P450 encodes MGIQMVYRLNDPDFLANPAPMLAQMRAEGPLVRVKIPIVGQIWMTTSDAGARTLLKNPDLFRRDPGPITGKPLAKRFWWMPGFFKPLLDTMIVMDDPAHRQMRRLVELAFARATIEDLRPQLTSLAERLLDETPSGQVDIVKHYTRPLPFLAICTLLGIPEDRQAALTRRIAPLSSVTNPLKAIYAVLRLRGVLADFREMFAQARAAPGPGLISALVHAEDDGQRLTEDQLLSMVLLLFLAGHETTVHLINAAIVGLASDPELRAHFEANPDTRHLLIEEFVRHVSPVMTTKMMFAAEDTDILGAPLKKGEMVAPLLLAANHDPARFEAPDTFMPDRKPNAHLGFGFGPHVCLGMQLARIEASIALDRLFARHPDLQLAETPSYLRRPGLRAPASVKLIL; translated from the coding sequence ATGGGCATTCAAATGGTCTACCGCCTCAACGATCCTGACTTTCTGGCCAATCCGGCGCCGATGCTGGCCCAAATGCGGGCCGAGGGGCCGCTGGTCCGGGTCAAAATCCCGATTGTGGGTCAGATCTGGATGACAACCAGCGATGCAGGCGCGCGGACCCTTCTGAAAAACCCCGATCTCTTCCGGCGTGATCCGGGGCCGATCACCGGCAAACCGCTGGCCAAGCGGTTTTGGTGGATGCCGGGCTTCTTCAAGCCGCTGCTTGATACAATGATCGTGATGGACGATCCCGCCCACCGCCAGATGCGCCGCTTGGTAGAACTGGCCTTTGCCCGCGCCACGATCGAAGACCTGCGCCCGCAATTGACGTCACTGGCGGAGCGACTGCTCGACGAAACGCCATCCGGCCAAGTCGATATCGTCAAACACTACACCCGCCCCCTGCCCTTTCTTGCGATCTGCACCCTTCTGGGCATCCCGGAAGATCGGCAGGCGGCACTGACCCGCCGCATCGCGCCGCTCAGTTCCGTGACGAACCCGCTCAAGGCGATCTACGCCGTTCTCCGCCTACGCGGAGTGCTGGCAGACTTTCGAGAGATGTTTGCGCAAGCCCGCGCGGCGCCCGGCCCAGGGCTGATTTCCGCTCTGGTGCACGCGGAGGACGACGGACAAAGACTGACCGAAGATCAACTGCTCTCAATGGTGCTGCTGCTGTTTCTCGCAGGCCATGAGACCACTGTACACCTCATCAATGCGGCTATTGTCGGTCTGGCGAGCGACCCTGAACTACGGGCCCACTTCGAGGCCAACCCGGACACGCGCCACCTTCTGATCGAAGAATTCGTGCGCCACGTCTCGCCCGTGATGACCACGAAGATGATGTTTGCAGCGGAAGATACCGATATCCTCGGCGCCCCGCTCAAGAAGGGTGAGATGGTGGCCCCCCTGCTATTGGCCGCCAACCACGATCCGGCCCGCTTCGAAGCGCCGGACACCTTTATGCCCGACCGCAAACCAAATGCGCATCTTGGCTTCGGCTTCGGCCCGCATGTCTGCCTCGGTATGCAATTGGCACGGATTGAGGCCAGCATCGCGCTCGACCGCCTTTTCGCGCGCCATCCCGACCTACAATTGGCAGAAACACCGAGCTACCTGCGCCGCCCCGGCCTGCGCGCGCCAGCTTCCGTCAAGCTCATCCTCTAG